A genomic region of Dickeya solani IPO 2222 contains the following coding sequences:
- the glgC gene encoding glucose-1-phosphate adenylyltransferase: protein MVSTDKHDPLMLARQLPLKSVALILAGGRGTRLKDLTAYRAKPAVHFGGKYRIIDFALSNCLNSGIRRIGVITQYQSHTLVQHIQRGWSFLNTEMNEFVDLLPAQQRHDENDHWYRGTADAVCHNLDIIRRYGAEYVVILAGDHIYKMDYSRMLLDHVENGAECSVACIPVPIKEAHAFGVMSVDKDNRIISFDEKPANPTPMPDNPDMALASMGIYVFNADYLYRRLEEDVCTSDSSHDFGKDLIPKIVAQGHAWAHPFTLSCVTSSDNAPPYWRDVGTLEAYWRANLDLASVMPELDMYDHNWPIRSAMAALPPAKFVQDRSGSHGLTMNSLVSGGSIVSGSVVTHSVLFPRVRINSFCSIDSSVLLPDVNVGRSCRLHRCIVDRACEIPEGMVIGENAEDDSRRFYRSEEGIVLVTRAMLARLKP from the coding sequence ATGGTGAGTACTGACAAACACGATCCTCTGATGCTGGCCAGACAATTACCTCTGAAATCCGTCGCGCTGATCCTGGCGGGTGGGCGTGGCACCCGACTGAAAGATTTGACCGCATACCGCGCCAAGCCGGCCGTACACTTTGGCGGTAAGTACCGGATTATCGATTTTGCCCTTTCCAACTGCCTGAACTCCGGCATCCGGAGGATTGGCGTCATCACCCAGTATCAGTCGCACACGCTGGTGCAGCACATCCAGCGCGGCTGGTCGTTCCTGAATACCGAGATGAACGAATTTGTCGATTTGCTGCCGGCGCAGCAACGGCACGATGAAAACGATCACTGGTATCGCGGCACCGCCGACGCCGTGTGCCACAACCTGGATATTATCCGGCGCTATGGGGCGGAATACGTGGTGATTCTGGCCGGCGACCACATCTACAAGATGGATTATTCCCGCATGCTGCTGGACCACGTGGAGAACGGCGCCGAGTGCTCGGTGGCCTGTATCCCGGTTCCCATCAAGGAAGCGCACGCGTTTGGCGTGATGAGCGTGGATAAAGACAACCGCATTATCAGTTTTGATGAAAAACCGGCCAACCCGACGCCGATGCCGGATAACCCGGACATGGCGCTGGCCAGCATGGGGATCTACGTGTTCAACGCCGACTATCTCTACCGGCGGCTGGAAGAAGACGTGTGCACCTCGGATTCCAGCCACGATTTCGGCAAGGACCTGATCCCGAAAATCGTGGCGCAGGGGCATGCCTGGGCGCACCCCTTCACGCTCTCCTGCGTCACCTCTTCGGACAACGCGCCGCCTTACTGGCGGGATGTGGGAACGCTGGAGGCCTACTGGCGCGCCAATCTCGACCTGGCGTCGGTGATGCCGGAGCTGGACATGTACGACCATAACTGGCCGATTCGTTCGGCGATGGCGGCGTTACCGCCCGCCAAATTCGTGCAGGACCGCTCCGGTAGCCACGGGCTGACCATGAACTCGCTGGTGTCCGGCGGGAGCATCGTCTCCGGCTCGGTGGTGACGCACTCGGTGCTGTTCCCGCGGGTGCGAATCAACTCTTTCTGTAGCATCGATTCGTCGGTGCTGCTGCCGGATGTCAACGTGGGGCGTTCATGCCGTCTGCATCGCTGCATTGTCGATCGCGCCTGCGAAATTCCGGAAGGCATGGTGATCGGCGAGAACGCCGAAGATGACAGCCGTCGCTTTTATCGTTCCGAAGAAGGCATTGTGCTGGTGACGCGCGCCATGCTGGCCAGACTCAAACCTTAG
- the glgX gene encoding glycogen debranching protein GlgX, translating into MAELLAGRPRPLGSYFDGEGVNFALFSSGASRVELCIFDGLREQRLLLTARTGDIWHGYLPDAQPGLCYGYRVDGVFDPSRGPRFNANKLLLDPCARQMDGWVVDDERLHGGYDQPDPSDSAEVMPRSVVVDEHYDWQDDRLPRTPWGQTVLYEAHVRGLTRRHPGIPAAIRGTYAALAHPVMLDYLTQLGVTALELMPIQQHADEPRLQSMGLRNYWGYNTLLPFAVDSSLAASDDPLNEFRDTVRALHQAGIEVILDVVFNHSAELDVDGPTLTLRGIDNASYYWLTESGDYHNWAGCGNVLRLEHPAVLQWVIECLTFWHEVCHVDGFRFDLATILGRMPDFSSSAPFFTALRNHRSLRDCKLIAEPWDIGPGGYQLGQFPAPFAEWNDRFRDDMRRFWLHGDLPVGVLARRFAASSEVFERGSRQPWASVNMLTSHDGFTLRDLVCFNHKHNDANGEQNRDGTSSNFSFNHGTEGLEADEATQARRRVSQQALLTTLLLSQGTPMLLAGDEFGNSQQGNNNAYCQDNALAWLHWDQVDDALLAFTSGLIRLRQSIPALQRGRWWRDGENDVRWLNAQGEVLTPYEWEQGAHQLQIQLSERWLLLVNATPQTCDFSLPEGEWRVAPPFSAADHSLDGLAWRGQANAVCVLVKQ; encoded by the coding sequence ATGGCTGAACTGTTGGCGGGCCGCCCGCGACCATTAGGCTCTTATTTCGATGGCGAAGGCGTGAACTTCGCCTTGTTCTCATCCGGGGCATCGCGGGTGGAATTGTGTATTTTTGACGGCCTGCGGGAACAGCGTTTGCTGCTGACGGCCCGTACCGGCGATATCTGGCATGGCTACCTGCCGGATGCGCAGCCGGGTTTGTGCTACGGCTACCGCGTCGATGGCGTGTTTGACCCGTCGCGCGGGCCGCGTTTCAACGCCAATAAGCTGCTGCTTGACCCTTGTGCCCGGCAGATGGACGGCTGGGTGGTGGATGACGAGCGGCTGCACGGCGGTTACGACCAGCCCGACCCGTCCGACAGCGCCGAGGTGATGCCGCGCAGCGTGGTGGTGGATGAACATTACGACTGGCAGGACGACCGGCTACCGCGCACCCCCTGGGGGCAGACGGTGCTGTACGAAGCCCACGTGCGCGGATTGACCCGGCGACATCCGGGCATTCCGGCGGCGATACGCGGCACCTATGCCGCGCTGGCTCATCCGGTGATGCTGGATTATCTGACGCAACTGGGCGTGACCGCGCTGGAGCTGATGCCTATCCAGCAGCATGCCGACGAGCCGCGCTTGCAATCAATGGGGCTGCGCAATTACTGGGGCTACAACACGCTGCTGCCGTTCGCGGTGGACAGCAGCCTGGCGGCGAGCGATGACCCGCTCAACGAGTTCCGTGACACGGTGCGGGCGCTGCATCAGGCCGGCATCGAGGTGATTCTGGATGTGGTGTTCAACCACAGCGCGGAACTGGATGTGGACGGCCCGACCCTGACGCTGCGCGGTATCGATAACGCCAGCTACTACTGGCTGACGGAGAGTGGCGATTATCACAACTGGGCGGGGTGCGGCAACGTGTTGCGGCTTGAGCACCCGGCGGTGCTGCAGTGGGTGATCGAGTGCCTGACGTTCTGGCATGAGGTCTGCCATGTGGATGGTTTCCGTTTTGACCTGGCGACGATTCTGGGACGCATGCCGGATTTCTCCTCTTCCGCCCCGTTCTTTACCGCCCTGCGCAACCACCGGTCGCTACGCGACTGCAAACTGATTGCCGAACCCTGGGACATCGGCCCCGGTGGTTACCAACTGGGGCAATTTCCGGCGCCGTTCGCGGAGTGGAACGACCGTTTCCGCGACGACATGCGCCGTTTCTGGCTGCATGGCGATCTCCCCGTCGGGGTGCTGGCCCGCCGTTTCGCCGCCTCCAGCGAGGTGTTTGAGCGCGGCAGCCGGCAGCCCTGGGCATCGGTCAACATGCTGACCTCTCATGACGGTTTTACCCTGCGCGATTTGGTGTGTTTCAACCACAAGCACAACGACGCCAACGGGGAGCAAAACCGGGATGGCACCAGCAGCAACTTCAGTTTCAACCACGGCACCGAAGGGCTCGAGGCGGATGAGGCGACGCAGGCGCGGCGGCGCGTCAGTCAGCAAGCGTTGCTGACCACGCTGCTGCTGTCGCAGGGAACGCCGATGCTGCTGGCGGGCGATGAATTCGGCAACAGCCAGCAGGGTAACAACAACGCCTACTGTCAGGACAACGCGCTGGCCTGGTTGCACTGGGATCAGGTGGATGACGCGTTGCTCGCGTTTACTTCCGGGCTGATCCGCTTGCGCCAGTCTATCCCTGCGTTACAGCGGGGACGCTGGTGGCGCGACGGTGAGAATGACGTGCGGTGGCTGAATGCACAGGGAGAGGTCTTAACGCCGTACGAATGGGAACAGGGAGCACACCAACTGCAAATCCAGCTTTCCGAACGCTGGCTACTGTTAGTTAACGCCACGCCGCAGACATGTGATTTCTCCCTGCCGGAAGGGGAATGGCGGGTCGCGCCGCCGTTTAGCGCGGCCGATCATTCACTCGACGGGTTGGCTTGGCGCGGGCAGGCGAATGCGGTGTGTGTACTGGTAAAACAATAA
- the glgB gene encoding 1,4-alpha-glucan branching protein GlgB, with amino-acid sequence MSGFSDQNIINLLFSGHYADPFAVLGMHDTASGLEVRALLPDASDVWVVDAHSGRKVVDLQCLDPRGFFAAAIPRRKKPFSYQLAVTWQQNKYVIDDPYRFGTLLQELDIWLLAEGRHLRPFETLGAHPATLDGVAGTCFAVWAPNAQRVSVVGDFNFWDGRRHPMRVRRENGVWELFVPGVGPGQLYKFEIIDCYGNALVKSDPYAFESQMRPDTASVVSNLPPTLPVDEARQHANDLQSPISIYEVHLGSWRRHTDNNFWLSYRELADQLVPYVKEMGFTHVELMPVHEHPFDGSWGYQPLGLYAPTRRFGSPDDFRYLVSAFHEAGINVLLDWVSGHFPADSYGLARFDGTALYEYADPKEGYHQDWNTLIYNFDRHEVRNYLAGNALYWTERFGVDGLRVDAVASMIYRDYSRRDGQWVPNYFGGKENLEAIGFLRYTNQMLGQQHAGAVTIAEESTDYAGVTLPPEHGGLGFHYKWNMGWMHDSLAYMQLDPVHRKYHHDLLTFGMLYAYSENFVLPLSHDEVVHGKRSLLDRMPGDVWQKFANLRAYYGFMWAYPGKKLLFMGSEFAQGREWNHDTSLDWHLLDEPEGWHAGVQQLVRDLNHCYRQHPPLYQCDYLHQGFEWMVVDDRENSVFAFIRRDADGNEMLIISNFTPVPRDSYRVGINQPGSWREVLNTDSWHYHGGNLGNQGLVYSETVGSHSRPQSLVLTLPPLATLYLVKEA; translated from the coding sequence ATGTCAGGGTTTTCCGATCAGAACATTATTAATCTCCTTTTTTCCGGCCATTACGCCGATCCTTTTGCCGTGTTGGGTATGCATGACACCGCGTCGGGACTGGAAGTGCGAGCCCTGCTTCCCGATGCCAGCGATGTCTGGGTCGTGGACGCACACAGCGGACGTAAAGTCGTGGACCTGCAATGCCTGGATCCGCGCGGTTTTTTTGCGGCGGCGATTCCCCGTCGCAAAAAGCCGTTCAGCTATCAGTTGGCGGTGACCTGGCAGCAGAATAAGTATGTGATTGATGATCCTTACCGTTTTGGCACCCTGCTGCAGGAGCTGGATATCTGGCTCTTGGCGGAAGGGCGCCATTTGCGGCCGTTTGAAACGCTGGGGGCGCATCCGGCCACGCTGGATGGGGTCGCCGGCACCTGTTTTGCCGTCTGGGCGCCGAATGCTCAGCGGGTGTCGGTGGTGGGCGATTTCAATTTTTGGGACGGGCGTCGCCATCCAATGCGGGTGCGGCGAGAAAACGGCGTGTGGGAACTGTTCGTACCGGGTGTCGGGCCGGGCCAGTTGTACAAGTTCGAAATCATCGACTGTTACGGCAACGCGCTGGTGAAGTCTGACCCTTATGCCTTCGAGTCCCAGATGCGGCCGGACACCGCGTCTGTGGTTAGCAATCTGCCGCCGACGCTGCCGGTGGATGAAGCGCGGCAGCACGCCAACGATCTGCAGTCGCCGATTTCCATTTACGAGGTGCACCTGGGGTCATGGCGGCGGCACACCGACAATAATTTCTGGCTCAGCTACCGCGAACTGGCGGATCAACTGGTGCCGTACGTGAAAGAGATGGGGTTTACCCATGTCGAACTGATGCCGGTGCATGAGCACCCGTTTGACGGCAGTTGGGGCTATCAGCCGCTGGGGTTATACGCGCCCACCCGCCGTTTCGGTTCACCGGACGACTTCCGTTATCTGGTCTCGGCCTTTCACGAAGCGGGCATCAATGTGTTGCTGGACTGGGTCTCCGGCCATTTCCCGGCGGACAGCTACGGGTTAGCGCGTTTCGACGGCACCGCGCTGTACGAATACGCCGATCCGAAAGAAGGCTACCACCAGGACTGGAACACGCTAATTTACAACTTTGACCGTCATGAGGTGCGCAATTATCTGGCGGGCAACGCGCTGTACTGGACTGAACGCTTTGGCGTCGATGGGCTGCGGGTAGACGCGGTGGCGTCGATGATTTACCGCGATTACAGCCGCCGCGACGGGCAATGGGTGCCGAACTATTTCGGCGGCAAGGAGAACCTGGAGGCGATCGGCTTCCTGCGTTACACCAACCAGATGCTGGGGCAGCAACACGCCGGCGCGGTCACCATTGCCGAAGAATCCACCGATTACGCCGGGGTGACGTTGCCGCCGGAGCATGGCGGGCTGGGGTTTCACTACAAGTGGAACATGGGCTGGATGCATGACTCGCTGGCCTACATGCAACTGGACCCGGTGCACCGCAAATACCATCACGACCTGCTGACTTTCGGCATGCTGTACGCCTACAGCGAAAACTTTGTACTGCCCCTGTCGCATGACGAGGTGGTGCACGGTAAACGCTCGTTGCTGGATAGGATGCCCGGCGACGTCTGGCAGAAGTTCGCCAACCTGCGCGCCTATTACGGCTTCATGTGGGCGTATCCCGGCAAGAAGCTGTTGTTTATGGGCAGCGAATTCGCACAGGGACGGGAGTGGAACCACGACACCAGTCTGGACTGGCACCTGTTGGACGAGCCGGAAGGCTGGCATGCCGGGGTACAGCAACTGGTACGCGACCTCAACCACTGCTATCGCCAGCATCCGCCGCTCTATCAGTGCGACTACCTGCATCAGGGCTTTGAATGGATGGTGGTGGACGACCGGGAAAACTCGGTATTCGCCTTTATCCGTCGCGATGCCGACGGTAACGAAATGCTGATTATCAGCAACTTTACGCCGGTGCCGCGCGACAGTTATCGCGTCGGCATCAATCAGCCGGGGTCCTGGCGCGAGGTGCTCAATACCGACTCCTGGCATTACCACGGCGGCAATTTGGGCAATCAGGGGCTGGTGTATAGCGAAACGGTGGGCAGCCATTCCCGGCCGCAGTCGCTGGTGCTGACATTGCCGCCGCTCGCCACCTTGTATCTGGTGAAGGAGGCGTGA
- a CDS encoding sensor histidine kinase, with translation MISQIDLILSLLQQTCVYLVIAYLLSKTPLFIPLTQVTIRLPHKLICYLTFSMFCILGTYFGLHIDDSIANTRAIGALLGGVLGGPSVGVLVGLTGGLHRYSLGGMTALACMVSTIAEGLAGGLLHRYLTRRHRIDLLFQPLVIAAATLLVELLQMSIILLLSRPFGDALALVKSIALPMIITNSVGAAMFMRILLDRRAMFEKYTSAFSARALQIAARAEGALREGFNPRTSMRVARILYEELGVGAVAITDREKLLAFIGTGDDHHTVGSLITSPFTHQAIDHNQVVYADGNEAPFNCSISPHCKLGSTLVIPLRGEEQRVIGTIKLYEPKNKLFSSINRTLGEGIGHLLSAQIFAGRFEQQKQLLAQSEIKLLHAQVNPHFLFNTLNTLSAIIRRNPDQARQLVLSLSTFFRKNLKRSSDEVALSDELEHVDAYLEIEKARFANLLTVDIAIPPSLRAAKLPAFSLQPLVENAIKHGISQMLDNGHLRIEARTHANMLELTVEDNAGTYHPRNGGDGLGMNLVDRRIKARYGHHYGITVTSEPERFTRVRVRVPLRVSSQRVGVR, from the coding sequence ATGATAAGCCAAATCGATCTGATTCTGTCATTGCTGCAACAAACATGCGTCTATCTGGTCATTGCCTATCTGTTGAGCAAAACTCCGCTGTTTATTCCGCTGACGCAGGTCACCATCCGTCTGCCGCATAAACTGATCTGCTACCTGACCTTCTCAATGTTCTGCATCCTCGGCACCTATTTCGGCCTGCATATTGACGACTCCATCGCCAATACCCGCGCCATCGGCGCACTGCTGGGCGGCGTGCTGGGCGGGCCGTCGGTGGGCGTTCTGGTCGGGCTGACCGGCGGCCTGCATCGCTATTCCCTTGGCGGCATGACCGCGCTGGCCTGCATGGTTTCCACCATCGCGGAAGGGCTGGCCGGCGGCCTGCTGCACCGCTACCTGACCCGTCGCCACCGCATCGACCTGTTGTTCCAGCCGCTGGTCATCGCCGCCGCCACCCTGCTGGTGGAGCTGTTGCAGATGAGCATCATCCTGCTGTTGTCACGGCCGTTTGGCGACGCGCTGGCGCTGGTAAAAAGCATCGCGCTGCCGATGATCATCACCAACAGCGTGGGAGCGGCGATGTTCATGCGTATCCTGCTGGACCGGCGGGCGATGTTCGAGAAATACACGTCGGCGTTTTCCGCCCGGGCGTTGCAGATTGCCGCCCGCGCCGAAGGGGCGCTGCGGGAAGGGTTCAATCCGAGAACCAGCATGCGGGTAGCGCGCATCCTGTATGAAGAGCTGGGCGTCGGCGCGGTCGCCATCACCGATCGGGAAAAACTGCTGGCGTTCATCGGCACCGGCGACGATCACCACACGGTCGGTTCGCTGATCACCTCTCCGTTCACCCATCAGGCTATCGACCACAATCAGGTGGTGTACGCCGACGGCAATGAAGCGCCATTCAATTGCTCCATCTCGCCGCACTGTAAGCTCGGGTCCACGCTGGTGATTCCGCTGCGCGGCGAAGAACAGCGCGTGATCGGCACCATCAAGCTGTATGAACCGAAAAACAAGCTGTTCTCCAGCATCAACCGGACGCTGGGGGAAGGGATCGGCCACCTGCTGTCGGCCCAGATTTTCGCCGGCCGCTTCGAGCAACAGAAACAATTGCTGGCGCAGTCTGAAATCAAGCTGCTGCACGCGCAGGTCAACCCGCATTTCCTGTTCAACACCCTCAACACCCTGTCGGCAATTATCCGCCGCAATCCGGATCAGGCGCGCCAGTTGGTGCTGTCGCTGTCCACCTTCTTTCGCAAAAATCTCAAGCGCAGCAGCGACGAGGTGGCTCTCAGCGATGAACTGGAGCATGTCGACGCCTACCTTGAAATCGAGAAGGCGCGCTTCGCCAACCTGCTGACGGTGGACATCGCCATCCCGCCATCGCTCAGGGCCGCCAAGCTACCGGCTTTTTCCCTGCAGCCGCTGGTGGAAAACGCCATCAAGCACGGCATTTCCCAAATGCTGGACAACGGTCATCTTCGCATTGAGGCCCGCACCCACGCCAACATGCTGGAACTAACGGTGGAGGACAACGCCGGGACCTATCACCCGCGCAACGGCGGCGACGGGCTGGGTATGAATCTGGTGGACCGGCGCATCAAGGCGCGTTACGGCCATCACTACGGCATCACCGTCACCAGCGAGCCGGAACGCTTTACCCGCGTGCGCGTGCGCGTGCCGCTGCGGGTGAGCTCGCAACGGGTCGGGGTGCGGTAA
- a CDS encoding cold shock domain-containing protein yields the protein MSNKMTGSVKWFNESKGFGFITPADGSKDVFVHFSAIQSDSFKTLYEGQKVEFVIGNGPKGPSAENVVGL from the coding sequence ATGTCTAATAAAATGACTGGTTCAGTAAAATGGTTTAACGAATCTAAAGGTTTTGGTTTTATCACTCCGGCTGACGGCAGCAAAGACGTGTTTGTTCATTTCTCTGCCATCCAGAGCGATAGCTTCAAGACCCTGTACGAAGGTCAGAAAGTTGAATTCGTTATCGGCAACGGCCCGAAAGGTCCTTCTGCTGAAAACGTTGTAGGGCTGTAA
- the nikR gene encoding nickel-responsive transcriptional regulator NikR, which produces MQRLTISLDDPLAEALDALMLRKGYANRSEAFRDMLRRELGEMTVAQDKNAECVAVLSYVYDHHERQLSSRLAGMQHEHHHLTVSTMHTHLSHDECVETVILRGPTERVEQFAASVIAQTGVRHGRLNLIPMDV; this is translated from the coding sequence ATGCAACGACTGACGATTTCTCTGGATGACCCGCTGGCCGAGGCGTTGGACGCGCTGATGTTGCGTAAAGGCTATGCCAATCGGTCGGAAGCGTTTCGCGATATGCTGCGGCGCGAGCTGGGCGAAATGACGGTGGCGCAGGATAAAAACGCGGAATGCGTGGCGGTACTGAGCTATGTGTACGACCATCACGAACGCCAGTTGTCGAGCCGGCTGGCCGGCATGCAGCATGAGCATCATCACCTGACGGTGTCGACCATGCACACCCATCTCAGTCATGATGAGTGTGTGGAAACCGTGATTCTGCGCGGGCCGACCGAGCGTGTGGAACAATTTGCCGCGTCGGTCATTGCCCAGACCGGCGTGCGCCACGGCCGGCTGAACCTGATCCCGATGGATGTTTAG
- the asd gene encoding aspartate-semialdehyde dehydrogenase yields the protein MKNVGFIGWRGMVGSVLMQRMVEERDFDLIRPVFFSTSQHGQPAPALGGQQGVLQDAYNLEALRALDIIITCQGGDYTNEIYPKLRESGWQGYWIDAASSLRMKDDAIIILDPVNHGVIKSGLDNGIKTFVGGNCTVSLMLMSLGGLFANDLVEWASVATYQAASGAGARNMRELLVQMGQLNAEVAAELRDPASAILDIERKVTALSRGGLDVENFGVPLAGSLIPWIDKQLENGQSREEWKGQAETNKILNTANTIPVDGLCVRIGALRCHSQAFTLKLKKDVSIPEIEQMLATHNDWVKVVPNDREITMRELTPAAVTGTLSTPVGRLRKLNMGPQYLSAFTVGDQLLWGAAEPLRRMLRILL from the coding sequence ATGAAAAATGTTGGTTTTATTGGCTGGCGCGGTATGGTCGGTTCGGTACTCATGCAGCGCATGGTGGAAGAACGCGATTTTGATTTAATCCGCCCGGTATTCTTCTCCACCTCTCAGCACGGCCAACCGGCGCCGGCGCTGGGCGGCCAGCAGGGCGTCCTGCAGGATGCCTACAATCTGGAAGCGCTGCGCGCGCTGGATATCATCATCACCTGTCAGGGCGGCGATTATACCAACGAAATCTATCCAAAGCTGCGTGAAAGTGGCTGGCAAGGATACTGGATCGACGCAGCATCTTCTCTGCGAATGAAAGATGACGCGATTATTATCCTGGACCCGGTCAACCACGGCGTGATCAAGTCCGGTCTGGATAACGGCATCAAAACCTTCGTCGGCGGCAACTGTACCGTTAGCCTGATGTTGATGTCGCTGGGCGGCCTGTTCGCCAACGATCTGGTGGAGTGGGCGTCTGTCGCTACCTATCAGGCGGCATCCGGCGCGGGCGCGCGCAACATGCGCGAACTGCTGGTGCAGATGGGCCAACTGAATGCCGAAGTGGCTGCCGAACTGCGCGACCCGGCTTCCGCTATTCTGGATATCGAACGCAAAGTGACGGCGCTGTCGCGTGGCGGTCTGGATGTGGAAAACTTCGGCGTGCCGCTGGCCGGCAGCCTGATTCCGTGGATCGACAAACAGCTGGAAAACGGCCAGAGCCGCGAAGAGTGGAAAGGTCAGGCGGAAACCAACAAAATTCTCAACACCGCCAACACCATTCCGGTGGACGGTCTGTGCGTGCGCATCGGCGCGTTGCGCTGCCATAGCCAGGCTTTCACCCTCAAACTGAAGAAAGATGTGTCGATTCCGGAAATCGAGCAGATGCTGGCGACCCACAATGACTGGGTGAAAGTGGTGCCGAACGACCGCGAGATCACCATGCGCGAACTGACCCCGGCTGCCGTGACCGGTACGCTGTCCACGCCGGTGGGCCGTCTGCGCAAACTGAACATGGGCCCGCAGTACCTGTCTGCTTTCACCGTCGGTGACCAGTTGCTGTGGGGCGCCGCCGAACCGTTGCGCCGCATGCTGCGCATCCTGCTGTAA
- a CDS encoding YhgN family NAAT transporter, whose protein sequence is MTEMISATVLLLLIMDPLGNLPVFMSVLKHLDPKRRRVVLIREMIIALGVMLVFLFAGEKILAILNLRTETVSISGGIVLFLIAIRMIFPTQEGFTSGLPAGDEPFLVPLAIPMVAGPSILAALMLLSHQYPNQMSHLTLALFIAWGITVVVLLLSNLFLRLLGDKGVNALERLMGLVLVMLSTQMFLDGIQAYLKL, encoded by the coding sequence ATGACTGAAATGATCTCGGCAACCGTACTGTTGCTGTTAATTATGGATCCGCTCGGCAATCTGCCGGTGTTTATGTCGGTACTGAAACACCTGGATCCCAAACGGCGACGCGTGGTGCTGATTAGGGAAATGATCATCGCGCTGGGGGTAATGCTGGTGTTTCTGTTCGCCGGCGAGAAGATTCTGGCGATACTGAACCTGCGCACGGAAACCGTCTCCATTTCCGGCGGGATCGTGCTGTTTTTGATCGCCATCCGCATGATTTTCCCAACGCAGGAAGGCTTTACCAGCGGCCTGCCCGCCGGCGACGAGCCGTTTCTGGTGCCGCTGGCTATCCCGATGGTGGCCGGGCCGTCGATTCTGGCCGCGCTAATGCTGCTCTCACACCAGTATCCGAATCAGATGTCGCACCTAACGCTGGCGCTGTTCATCGCCTGGGGCATTACGGTGGTCGTGCTGCTGCTGTCGAACCTGTTCCTGCGCCTGTTGGGCGACAAGGGCGTCAATGCGCTGGAACGGCTGATGGGGCTGGTGCTGGTCATGCTCTCCACCCAGATGTTTCTGGATGGTATTCAGGCCTACCTGAAACTGTAA